A single region of the Mycobacterium lentiflavum genome encodes:
- a CDS encoding carboxymuconolactone decarboxylase family protein, with translation MSRVAPLAPPWSEEDATSINSWGHPDRSYEPLLLVRCLQRHPALANRLRKLGESLYIAALLPPRTRTIAILRSCALVGCEYEWGGQAAFWGPIVGLSDDECDALVTGGPDDARWGPAERTLIEAVDELERTGSWSEATWAALGRDLDDEQRIELLTAVGWYRTICTLCNALALPVEGWMRRWPLGR, from the coding sequence ATGAGCCGCGTCGCGCCGCTAGCCCCGCCGTGGAGTGAGGAAGACGCCACCAGCATCAACAGCTGGGGCCACCCGGACCGCTCGTATGAGCCCCTACTTCTGGTGCGCTGCCTGCAGCGCCATCCCGCGCTGGCCAACCGGCTGCGCAAGCTCGGTGAATCCCTTTACATCGCAGCGCTTTTGCCGCCGCGAACCCGGACGATCGCGATCCTGCGCAGCTGCGCCCTGGTCGGTTGCGAGTACGAGTGGGGCGGGCAGGCGGCGTTCTGGGGACCGATCGTCGGACTCAGCGACGACGAATGTGACGCGCTGGTGACCGGTGGCCCCGACGACGCGCGGTGGGGCCCGGCCGAGCGGACGCTGATCGAGGCGGTCGACGAGCTGGAGCGCACCGGCTCGTGGTCGGAGGCGACGTGGGCGGCGCTGGGTCGCGACCTCGACGACGAGCAGCGCATCGAATTGCTCACGGCCGTCGGCTGGTATCGCACCATCTGCACGCTGTGCAACGCGCTCGCGCTTCCGGTGGAAGGCTGGATGCGGCGCTGGCCACTAGGTCGCTGA
- a CDS encoding sigma-70 family RNA polymerase sigma factor, whose translation MTGLPQLSSDLDELLPRVARGDTQAFAAVYDLTKSRVFGLVIRVLRDAGYSEETTQEIYLEVWRSASDYDPARGSALSWLLTMAHRRAIDRVRAEQAGSRRESRYGAANVDTDHDVVADSAIAGDERRRVADCLGGLTDAQRQCIELAYYGGLTYPEVAQRLAANLSTIKSRIRDALRGLRNCLDVP comes from the coding sequence ATGACCGGATTGCCGCAGCTAAGCAGCGACTTGGATGAGTTGCTGCCGCGAGTCGCGCGCGGAGATACCCAGGCTTTCGCCGCCGTCTATGACCTGACCAAGAGCCGGGTGTTCGGGCTGGTGATCCGGGTGCTGCGCGACGCGGGCTACAGCGAGGAAACCACCCAGGAGATCTATCTCGAGGTGTGGCGGTCGGCGTCGGACTACGACCCGGCCCGCGGCTCTGCCCTGTCCTGGCTGCTGACCATGGCGCACCGGCGGGCGATCGACCGGGTGCGCGCCGAGCAGGCCGGCAGCCGCCGTGAGTCGCGCTACGGCGCGGCCAACGTCGACACCGACCATGACGTGGTCGCGGACTCGGCGATCGCCGGCGACGAGCGCCGCCGGGTGGCCGACTGCCTGGGCGGGCTGACCGATGCGCAGCGGCAGTGCATCGAGCTGGCGTACTACGGCGGGCTGACGTACCCGGAAGTGGCGCAACGTTTGGCCGCGAATTTGTCGACGATCAAGTCCCGCATCCGCGACGCGCTGCGCGGGCTGCGTAACTGCCTGGACGTGCCATGA
- a CDS encoding class I SAM-dependent methyltransferase, which yields MTVPTIRKPSAAIDSERWPAIAKVPSGPVSAASAAAADGLLRRAAARLPLRVAYPDGTVVGAADPTVPTLVVHQPKAMTRRIGRYGLIGFGESYMAGEWSSDDLSGLLTVFAASVDELVPRPLQWLRPIGPAFRPRWWSTSRDRARRNIAEHYDLSNDLFAEFLDETMTYSCALFDRLPASASDLAAAQERKIDRLLDLAGVHQGSRILEIGTGWGELCIRAAARGAEIRSVTLSVEQQQLARLRVAAAGLTDKVAIDLCDYRDVEGVYDAVVSVEMIEAVGFHAWQRYFATLERLVRPGGRVAIQAITMPHSRMMASRNTQTWIQKYIFPGGLLPSTQAISAITERCTGLRTVDMTSLRPHYAETLRLWRERFLQRRDRLAHMDFDDVFQRMWELYLAYSEAGFRSGYLNVYQWTFAREGCR from the coding sequence ATGACCGTACCGACCATCCGAAAACCTTCGGCAGCAATCGATTCCGAACGCTGGCCGGCAATCGCGAAGGTACCGTCCGGGCCCGTGAGTGCGGCCTCAGCCGCGGCCGCTGACGGGCTGCTGCGACGCGCGGCCGCTCGGCTTCCGCTGCGGGTGGCCTACCCCGACGGCACGGTGGTCGGTGCGGCCGATCCGACGGTGCCGACTTTGGTTGTCCACCAACCGAAAGCGATGACGCGCCGGATCGGGCGCTACGGCCTCATCGGCTTCGGCGAGTCCTACATGGCAGGGGAATGGTCGTCGGACGACCTCAGCGGGTTGTTGACGGTGTTCGCCGCCTCGGTGGACGAACTGGTGCCGCGCCCACTGCAATGGCTGCGTCCGATCGGGCCGGCCTTCCGGCCGCGGTGGTGGAGCACCAGCCGGGATCGCGCCCGGCGCAACATCGCCGAGCACTACGACCTGTCCAACGACCTGTTCGCCGAATTCCTCGACGAGACCATGACGTACTCCTGCGCGTTGTTCGACCGGTTGCCGGCATCGGCGTCGGATTTGGCTGCCGCGCAAGAGCGCAAGATCGATCGGCTGCTCGACCTCGCCGGCGTTCACCAAGGCAGCCGGATACTCGAAATCGGGACCGGCTGGGGCGAGCTGTGCATCCGCGCGGCCGCCCGGGGAGCCGAGATCCGCTCGGTGACCCTGTCGGTCGAGCAGCAGCAGCTGGCGCGGCTTCGGGTTGCCGCGGCGGGGCTGACCGACAAGGTGGCGATCGACCTCTGCGACTACCGGGACGTCGAGGGCGTTTACGACGCGGTGGTGTCGGTCGAGATGATCGAGGCGGTGGGATTCCATGCGTGGCAACGGTATTTCGCCACGCTCGAACGGCTGGTACGACCGGGCGGCCGCGTGGCGATCCAGGCGATCACCATGCCGCACTCCCGGATGATGGCCAGCCGCAACACGCAGACCTGGATCCAGAAGTACATCTTCCCGGGCGGACTGCTGCCATCCACCCAGGCCATCTCAGCAATCACTGAGCGCTGCACCGGTTTACGCACGGTCGACATGACCTCGTTGCGCCCGCACTACGCCGAGACGCTGCGACTGTGGCGGGAGCGTTTCCTGCAGCGACGAGACCGATTGGCGCACATGGACTTCGACGACGTGTTCCAGCGGATGTGGGAGCTGTATCTGGCTTATTCCGAGGCGGGCTTCAGATCGGGATACTTGAACGTCTACCAGTGGACGTTCGCGCGCGAGGGGTGCCGATGA
- a CDS encoding DUF1365 domain-containing protein — protein MLTPAIYRTTISHSRQAPVRHSFEYRSYSWYVDLDDLPRLPWWLRPFARFRGSDHFATGQQGSLRDRLGAFFADRGLAAPEGRVTALLQPRVLGYVFNPLSVFWCHDGDGRLRHVIAEVHNTYGERHAYLLPPADVPVVTEKKFYVSPFNAVDGYYLVRAPRPDDEVDITIELRRDRQPAFVANMRGRRRPATAGQVAILQLISPLAPLVVALRIRIQGIKLWLRRVPLVPR, from the coding sequence ATGCTGACGCCCGCGATCTACCGCACCACGATCAGCCATTCGCGACAGGCCCCGGTGCGCCACTCGTTCGAATACCGAAGCTACAGCTGGTATGTCGACCTCGACGACCTACCGCGGCTGCCCTGGTGGCTGCGACCGTTCGCCCGGTTCCGCGGCTCTGATCACTTCGCCACTGGGCAGCAGGGTTCATTGCGCGACCGGCTCGGTGCCTTCTTCGCCGACCGTGGTCTGGCCGCGCCCGAGGGCCGCGTCACCGCGCTGCTGCAGCCGCGCGTGCTCGGGTATGTCTTCAACCCGCTGAGCGTCTTTTGGTGCCACGATGGCGACGGCCGGCTGCGCCATGTGATCGCTGAGGTGCACAACACCTATGGCGAGCGCCACGCCTACCTGCTGCCCCCGGCCGACGTGCCGGTGGTCACCGAGAAGAAGTTCTATGTCTCGCCGTTCAATGCGGTGGACGGCTACTACCTGGTGCGAGCACCTCGACCCGACGACGAAGTCGACATCACCATCGAGCTGCGCCGCGACCGTCAGCCCGCGTTCGTGGCCAACATGCGAGGGCGCCGGCGGCCCGCAACCGCCGGGCAGGTGGCTATCCTGCAGCTCATTTCGCCGCTGGCACCGCTGGTGGTGGCTTTACGTATCCGAATTCAGGGGATCAAACTGTGGTTACGTCGAGTTCCGTTGGTACCGCGATGA
- a CDS encoding NAD(P)/FAD-dependent oxidoreductase, whose amino-acid sequence MDSAQARSIAVIGSGVAGLTAAYILSGRDRVTLYEADARLGGHAHTHFVDDGGAVIGVDSAFLVHNDRTYPTLCRLLRELGVATQESEMSMSVRADEIGLEYAGALGLRGLFACKQSLRPRYLHMLAEITRFHRAAARLLRDDSTEPEELETLESFLRRHRFSSYFIDFFITPLVAAVWSCAGDDALRYPARYLFVFLDHHGMLSVFGSPTWRTVTGGSAHYVQAIAARLAEVSIGTPVTSLRRAPDGVWVRAGDNAPRQFDAAVVAVHPDQALLLLDDPNPWERAVLGAIPYSTNQAQLHTDESVLPRHHHARASWNYLVTRGKDHVVVSYDVSRLMRLDGNRRYLVTLGGHDRVDPASVLAEMTYSHPLYTPESVAAQALLPTLDDDRVVFAGAYHGWGFHEDGAASGLAAARRLGADWPTADRCEAVARC is encoded by the coding sequence GTGGATTCGGCACAGGCGCGGTCAATTGCGGTCATCGGCAGCGGCGTGGCCGGCCTTACCGCCGCCTACATCCTGTCCGGCCGGGACCGCGTCACGCTGTATGAAGCCGACGCGCGACTCGGCGGTCACGCGCACACTCATTTCGTGGACGACGGCGGCGCAGTGATCGGCGTCGACTCGGCGTTTCTGGTGCACAACGACCGGACCTATCCGACGCTGTGCCGGCTGCTGCGTGAGCTAGGGGTGGCCACCCAGGAATCCGAGATGTCGATGTCGGTGCGCGCCGACGAGATCGGGCTCGAATACGCCGGCGCCCTGGGCCTGCGTGGGTTGTTCGCGTGTAAGCAGTCGCTGCGGCCCCGCTACCTGCACATGCTCGCCGAGATCACCCGCTTCCATCGCGCCGCGGCGCGACTGCTGCGCGACGACAGCACCGAGCCAGAGGAACTGGAGACGCTGGAATCCTTCCTGCGCCGGCACCGCTTCTCGTCCTATTTCATCGACTTTTTCATCACCCCGCTGGTCGCGGCGGTGTGGTCGTGCGCCGGCGACGACGCCCTGCGCTACCCGGCGCGCTATCTGTTCGTCTTCCTCGACCACCACGGCATGCTGTCGGTGTTCGGCTCCCCCACCTGGCGCACCGTGACCGGGGGTTCGGCGCACTATGTCCAGGCCATCGCCGCACGGCTCGCCGAGGTGTCGATCGGCACGCCGGTGACCTCGCTGCGGCGCGCACCCGATGGCGTGTGGGTGCGAGCGGGCGACAACGCGCCGCGGCAGTTCGACGCGGCCGTCGTCGCCGTGCATCCCGACCAGGCGCTGCTGCTGCTCGACGATCCGAACCCCTGGGAGCGCGCGGTGCTGGGCGCGATTCCGTACTCGACCAATCAGGCGCAGCTGCACACCGACGAATCGGTGCTACCCAGGCATCACCATGCGCGCGCATCATGGAACTACCTGGTTACCCGGGGGAAGGACCATGTCGTGGTCAGCTATGACGTCAGCAGACTCATGCGGCTGGATGGCAACCGCCGGTACTTGGTGACCCTGGGCGGTCACGACCGCGTCGATCCGGCATCGGTGCTCGCCGAAATGACCTACAGCCATCCGTTATACACGCCGGAATCCGTTGCGGCACAAGCATTGTTGCCCACACTGGACGACGACCGGGTGGTCTTCGCGGGCGCATACCACGGCTGGGGCTTCCACGAGGACGGCGCCGCCTCGGGCCTCGCCGCGGCGCGGCGCCTCGGCGCCGACTGGCCGACGGCGGACCGGTGCGAGGCGGTGGCCCGATGCTGA
- a CDS encoding mycothiol transferase, with translation MSDADAAARELLRDAFTRLIEHVDELTDGLTDELSNYRPTPDANSIAWLIWHSARVQDIQLADVAGVEEVWTRDGWVDRFALDLPRRDTGYGHGAAEVAKVRAPADLLSGYYHAVHKLSCEYIAGVTADELARVVDSNWDPPVTASARLVSIIDDCAQHLGQAAYLRGIAP, from the coding sequence ATGTCAGATGCCGATGCCGCCGCCCGCGAGTTACTCCGCGACGCGTTCACCCGGTTGATCGAACACGTCGACGAGCTCACCGATGGACTAACCGACGAATTGTCCAACTACCGACCCACCCCGGACGCCAACTCCATCGCCTGGCTGATCTGGCACAGCGCCCGGGTGCAGGACATCCAGCTGGCCGACGTCGCCGGCGTCGAGGAGGTCTGGACCCGCGACGGCTGGGTGGACCGCTTCGCGCTGGATCTGCCGCGCCGCGACACCGGCTACGGCCACGGCGCCGCGGAGGTGGCGAAGGTACGTGCGCCGGCCGATTTGCTGTCCGGCTACTACCACGCGGTGCACAAGCTCTCGTGTGAGTACATCGCCGGCGTCACCGCCGACGAGCTGGCCCGGGTCGTCGACAGCAACTGGGATCCGCCGGTGACGGCCAGCGCCCGGTTGGTGAGCATCATCGACGACTGCGCCCAGCACCTCGGGCAAGCCGCGTACCTGCGGGGCATCGCGCCGTAG
- a CDS encoding heme-binding protein yields the protein MIAGCVLGVGIAPTAVASPDPCSASGVAATASGVLNSASGYLDGHPDANNVLTAAVNQSPADAKASVRGYFLSHPGEALELKGIAQPLLDLRSRCNTSVSPDQLAALFNALSN from the coding sequence ATGATCGCCGGTTGCGTTCTCGGGGTCGGGATCGCGCCAACCGCGGTTGCTTCGCCCGACCCGTGCTCTGCGAGCGGGGTCGCTGCCACCGCGAGCGGTGTGCTGAACTCGGCGAGCGGATATCTCGACGGCCATCCCGATGCCAACAACGTGCTGACGGCCGCGGTCAACCAGTCGCCGGCCGACGCAAAGGCGTCCGTCCGTGGCTATTTCCTCAGTCATCCCGGTGAGGCGCTGGAACTGAAGGGCATCGCGCAGCCGTTGCTCGACCTGCGCAGCCGATGCAACACGTCGGTGTCGCCGGATCAACTGGCGGCCTTGTTCAACGCACTGTCCAACTAG
- a CDS encoding SDR family NAD(P)-dependent oxidoreductase, with protein sequence MALPTPAPTSTAVVTGASSGIGAAIARELADRGHGVTLVARREDKLHELADELASRVRVEVIGCDVADSAARAGLFGEVDRRGLTVEILVNNAGIGTIGPVTEVSVNDEIAQVRVNVEAVIDLSTRAVQQMVPRGRGAILNVGSTAGYYPFPGQVGYAATKAFVITYTEGLRGELAGSGVTVAVLNPGPVRTEFLKNAGMDERKFADAFPKFMWLPASEVARAGIDALDGDRAAVIPGLPSQVSTRLFQFMPRRLLLPLLKKQHPGLKRDRSAT encoded by the coding sequence GTGGCCCTCCCAACTCCCGCACCCACCAGCACCGCCGTCGTCACCGGAGCGTCGTCGGGCATCGGCGCCGCCATCGCCCGCGAGCTCGCCGATCGCGGGCACGGCGTCACCCTCGTCGCGCGCCGCGAGGACAAGCTGCACGAGCTGGCCGACGAACTCGCGAGCCGGGTTCGCGTCGAGGTGATCGGCTGCGACGTCGCGGATTCCGCCGCTCGCGCCGGACTTTTCGGCGAGGTCGACCGTCGCGGGCTGACGGTCGAGATCCTGGTCAACAACGCCGGCATCGGCACCATCGGTCCGGTGACGGAAGTGTCGGTCAACGACGAGATCGCCCAGGTGCGGGTCAATGTCGAGGCCGTTATCGACCTGAGCACGCGCGCGGTCCAGCAGATGGTGCCGCGCGGGCGCGGCGCGATTCTCAACGTCGGATCCACCGCGGGCTACTACCCCTTCCCCGGCCAGGTCGGCTACGCCGCCACCAAGGCGTTCGTGATCACCTACACCGAAGGACTGCGTGGCGAACTGGCGGGCAGCGGTGTCACCGTCGCGGTGCTCAACCCCGGCCCAGTGCGCACCGAGTTCCTGAAGAACGCCGGCATGGACGAGCGGAAGTTCGCCGACGCGTTCCCGAAGTTCATGTGGCTGCCCGCCAGCGAGGTGGCGCGCGCCGGAATCGACGCGCTCGACGGCGATCGCGCAGCGGTGATCCCCGGGCTGCCAAGCCAAGTCAGCACCCGGCTGTTTCAGTTCATGCCGCGGCGTCTGCTGCTGCCGCTACTGAAAAAGCAGCATCCCGGCCTCAAACGGGACCGCTCAGCGACCTAG
- a CDS encoding anti-sigma factor, translating to MSEPTGFELLELATPYALHAVSDAERADIDSQLAAAPASIASAFAEEVRAVRETMAVVSASTIAEPPAHLRSAVLALAAPRPAKRQNRWRTTALISVAAAIVAGLTAFGLQTLLRPPPTQSVAEQVMAAPDVRTVSRPLANGTATVVFSRDRGAGVLVMNNVPPPTPGTVYQMWLIDSKGPTSAGTMGTAAVLPSTTATLTNLGKSTALAFTVEPGTGSPQPTSPILATLPLS from the coding sequence ATGAGCGAGCCCACCGGTTTCGAGCTGCTCGAGCTGGCCACACCGTACGCCCTGCACGCGGTGTCCGACGCGGAGCGCGCCGACATCGACTCGCAGCTCGCGGCCGCACCGGCGTCGATCGCGTCGGCCTTCGCCGAGGAAGTCCGCGCGGTGCGCGAGACGATGGCCGTCGTCTCGGCTTCGACCATCGCCGAACCGCCCGCGCACTTGCGCTCCGCCGTGCTGGCGCTGGCCGCCCCGCGCCCTGCGAAGCGTCAAAACCGTTGGCGCACTACCGCGTTGATATCGGTGGCGGCGGCGATCGTGGCCGGGCTGACGGCATTTGGCCTGCAGACCCTGCTGCGCCCGCCGCCGACGCAGTCGGTGGCCGAGCAGGTGATGGCGGCCCCGGACGTCCGGACGGTGTCGCGCCCGCTGGCCAACGGGACGGCCACGGTGGTCTTCTCCCGCGATCGCGGCGCCGGGGTGCTGGTGATGAACAATGTGCCGCCGCCGACGCCCGGCACCGTCTACCAGATGTGGTTGATCGACTCCAAGGGCCCGACCTCGGCGGGGACGATGGGCACCGCGGCCGTCTTGCCCTCGACGACGGCGACGCTGACCAACCTCGGAAAGTCGACGGCCCTGGCCTTCACCGTCGAACCCGGCACGGGCTCACCCCAGCCCACCAGCCCGATATTGGCGACCTTGCCGCTGAGCTAA
- a CDS encoding N-acyl-D-amino-acid deacylase family protein, translating into MIYDLLIRNGTIVDGLGGEPYVGDVGVTGGVITAVGPQKDTVNGDSAEREIDATGLLVTPGFVDLHTHYDGQSIWSERLTPSSAHGVTTVVMGNCGVGFAPCRQEDHDVLVDVMAGVEDIPGVVMTDGLPWTWETFPEYLNALEAGKRDIDVAAYLPHSPLRVYVMGQRGADREAATADDLAKMRALAKEAMEVGALGFASSRLTIHKTESGSPIPSYEAAREEIEEIAKGVVDGGGGLLQFVPDIPAGGYQPVLQTVFDVAEEVGLPVTFTLVVANAGDPTWPDAINMIEKANAAGGDITAQLLPRPIGLIIGLQLTANPFVLYPSYQEIAHLPLAERVAQMRKPEVRARILADKPGQGHPILYVAQMWDWIFPLGEHPNYEPDPADSIGARARARGVNPMEEAYDRLLDDEGRAMLLVATSNMERNSLNTVGELLHRDDVVLGLGDGGAHYGMICDASYSTFFLAHWARDRASGRFTVAEAVRELTSVPARVAGLADRGRIAVGYKADLNVIDHAALRLHKPVITYDLPAGGRRLDQTADGYVATIVSGEVIAENGKPTDARPGKLVRGRQTAPAPTP; encoded by the coding sequence GTGATCTACGACCTCCTCATTCGCAATGGCACCATCGTCGACGGGCTGGGGGGTGAGCCGTACGTCGGCGACGTCGGGGTGACCGGCGGTGTCATCACGGCCGTCGGGCCACAAAAAGACACCGTGAACGGCGACAGCGCCGAGCGCGAAATCGACGCGACCGGCCTGCTGGTCACGCCGGGTTTCGTCGACCTGCATACGCACTACGACGGCCAGTCCATCTGGTCGGAGCGCCTGACCCCGTCCTCGGCGCACGGCGTGACCACGGTGGTGATGGGCAACTGCGGCGTCGGATTCGCCCCGTGCCGTCAGGAAGACCACGACGTCCTCGTCGACGTGATGGCCGGGGTGGAAGACATCCCGGGCGTCGTGATGACCGACGGCCTGCCGTGGACCTGGGAAACCTTCCCCGAATACCTGAACGCGCTGGAAGCCGGTAAGCGTGACATCGACGTGGCCGCCTACCTGCCACATTCGCCGCTGCGCGTCTACGTGATGGGCCAGCGCGGCGCCGACCGCGAAGCCGCTACCGCCGACGACCTCGCCAAGATGCGGGCGTTGGCCAAGGAGGCCATGGAAGTCGGTGCGCTGGGCTTCGCGTCGTCGCGGTTGACCATCCACAAGACCGAAAGCGGTTCGCCCATACCAAGTTACGAGGCCGCCCGCGAGGAGATCGAGGAGATCGCCAAGGGCGTCGTTGACGGTGGCGGCGGGCTGCTGCAGTTCGTGCCCGATATTCCGGCCGGCGGTTACCAGCCGGTGCTGCAGACGGTGTTCGACGTCGCCGAGGAGGTCGGCTTGCCGGTAACCTTCACGCTCGTCGTCGCCAACGCCGGAGACCCGACCTGGCCCGACGCGATCAACATGATCGAGAAGGCCAACGCCGCGGGCGGCGATATCACCGCGCAACTGCTGCCCCGCCCGATCGGGTTGATCATCGGGCTGCAACTCACCGCCAACCCGTTCGTGCTCTACCCCAGCTATCAGGAGATCGCGCATCTGCCGCTGGCCGAGCGGGTCGCGCAGATGCGCAAGCCCGAGGTCCGCGCCCGCATCCTGGCCGACAAGCCGGGTCAGGGGCACCCGATCCTGTACGTCGCGCAAATGTGGGACTGGATCTTCCCGCTGGGTGAGCACCCCAACTACGAGCCGGACCCGGCGGACAGCATCGGCGCCCGGGCCAGGGCCCGCGGCGTGAACCCGATGGAGGAGGCCTACGACCGGCTGCTCGACGACGAGGGCCGCGCCATGTTGCTGGTCGCGACCAGCAACATGGAGCGCAACTCGCTGAACACGGTCGGCGAGCTGTTGCACCGCGACGATGTGGTGCTCGGGCTCGGCGACGGCGGCGCCCACTACGGGATGATCTGCGACGCCAGCTACTCGACGTTCTTCCTGGCGCACTGGGCGCGGGACCGGGCGTCGGGACGCTTCACGGTTGCCGAGGCCGTCCGCGAGCTGACGTCGGTGCCGGCCCGGGTCGCCGGGCTGGCCGATCGCGGCCGAATCGCGGTCGGATACAAGGCCGATCTCAACGTGATCGACCACGCGGCGCTGCGCCTGCACAAGCCGGTGATCACCTATGACCTACCGGCCGGCGGGCGTCGCCTGGACCAGACCGCGGACGGGTATGTGGCCACGATCGTGTCCGGTGAAGTGATCGCCGAAAACGGCAAACCCACCGACGCGCGCCCCGGCAAGCTGGTCCGCGGCCGCCAAACGGCCCCCGCACCCACGCCATAA
- a CDS encoding DUF1295 domain-containing protein: protein MSDVSIVANLAQVSGASVVVLAVVHSVTFTIGKRIGRYNVVDVAWGIGFVAIAAVAAAIGQGDPIRRWLLLALVTIWGARLSWHIHRKTVGKGEDPRYAAMLRNATPGVVLRKVFLLQALITWFVSLPLQLSAVTGPTPKPLTAALVLGVVVWLVGVTFEAVGDRQLRIFKSDPANRGVVMDRGLWAWTRHPNYFGDATVWWGLWLITITGWWSLATVGSPLLMTYFLVYVTGVRLTEKLMAGRPGFAEYQQRTACFFPRPPARQ, encoded by the coding sequence ATGAGTGACGTGAGCATCGTAGCGAACTTGGCCCAGGTGTCCGGCGCCTCGGTTGTGGTTCTGGCCGTGGTGCATTCGGTCACGTTCACCATCGGCAAGCGCATCGGCCGCTACAACGTCGTCGACGTGGCGTGGGGTATCGGATTCGTCGCAATCGCCGCGGTTGCCGCGGCGATCGGCCAAGGCGACCCAATCCGCCGCTGGTTGCTGCTGGCGCTGGTGACAATCTGGGGCGCGCGGCTGAGCTGGCACATCCACCGCAAGACCGTCGGCAAGGGTGAGGATCCGCGGTATGCGGCGATGCTGCGCAACGCCACACCCGGGGTAGTGCTGCGCAAAGTCTTTCTGTTGCAGGCGTTGATCACCTGGTTCGTCTCCTTGCCGCTGCAACTGTCGGCGGTGACCGGGCCCACCCCGAAGCCGCTGACCGCCGCCCTGGTGCTCGGCGTGGTGGTGTGGCTGGTGGGTGTCACCTTCGAAGCGGTCGGTGACCGGCAGCTGCGGATCTTCAAGTCCGACCCGGCCAATCGCGGTGTGGTGATGGACCGCGGTCTGTGGGCGTGGACGCGTCACCCCAATTACTTCGGCGACGCCACCGTGTGGTGGGGCTTGTGGCTGATCACCATCACCGGCTGGTGGTCGCTGGCCACGGTCGGCTCACCGCTGCTGATGACGTACTTCCTGGTCTATGTGACGGGGGTCCGGTTGACCGAGAAACTGATGGCCGGCCGGCCCGGGTTCGCCGAATATCAGCAAAGGACCGCGTGTTTTTTCCCGCGACCACCGGCGCGCCAATAG
- a CDS encoding pyridoxamine 5'-phosphate oxidase family protein, producing the protein MRTKKRVDLERLASALPDFPFAYLITVDDGYRVHTVTVEPRLRDGAVLDIGLIGGRTRENLSQRGDVTLLWPPREPGGYSLIVDGHAEVAESDSETARLDVVPTRALLHRDADPDAAANGTLHDCVVFALPG; encoded by the coding sequence ATGCGCACCAAGAAGAGGGTGGATCTGGAAAGGCTGGCGTCCGCCCTGCCCGACTTCCCGTTCGCGTACCTGATCACCGTCGACGACGGATACCGCGTCCATACCGTGACGGTCGAACCGCGGCTGCGCGACGGCGCCGTCCTCGATATCGGACTCATCGGCGGCCGCACCCGCGAAAACCTCAGCCAGCGCGGCGATGTCACCCTGCTGTGGCCGCCGCGCGAGCCGGGCGGCTATTCGCTGATCGTCGACGGCCACGCCGAAGTCGCCGAGTCCGACTCCGAGACAGCGCGGTTGGACGTGGTGCCGACCCGCGCGCTACTGCACCGCGACGCCGATCCCGACGCCGCGGCCAACGGCACCCTGCACGACTGCGTGGTGTTCGCCCTGCCGGGGTGA